In Ursus arctos isolate Adak ecotype North America unplaced genomic scaffold, UrsArc2.0 scaffold_2, whole genome shotgun sequence, the genomic stretch GCCCATCGttttttctttccacatctcCAACTCCTCTTGGGACCTTCTAGAAACTGGGCCCAGGATGTTCAGTTCTTACCTGTAGGAAAGAGTGGGTGGCAGtgttttataaatcatttttagtGCAGTATTTCTCAGAGTGAGTTTGGCCAACAGCTGCCCCAGCATCACCAAGGCTGCTTGGGAAATGCAGGTTTCCAGGCCCCGCCCTGGACCCATTCGGCCCAGGCATATGCATATTTAACAGACTCCCTGGTCTTGTTTCTGCCCATGGAAGTTCGAGAAGTACTAAGCCTGGGTCTGCATAGTAGTTGTGTCAACAAAGTTTGTCcttgcttatatctgtttttttaataataaatatatattatatataaatatagaacatatataaatactttaaaatatttctaaaatatatactaGTTAGGTATAACTTgcttatatataattatatattaaatatattactcatttaaatatatcattatataatagTTTTTAAGGGAGAGGCCTGCAGATACCAGACCCACTTTCTTGGGTCCCTTCATAAGAAGGCTCTTTGTTCTCTAACACTTTGCATTGTTCTCTGGGCGAGGctgctgcacccccccccccggctccccCCCAGGGTGCTGTCTGCTGTCTGCTCTGGCTGGGCCCACATCACGAAGAgagccccaggggagggggcatTGCATCCCCCACACTGAGACCTTGTCATCACCCCTGCCTGGCTTTCAGGTCCACCCCGAGAATGAAGAGTGGACTTGTTTTGAGCAGTCTGCCTCGCTTGACATCCGGTCCTTCTTTGGCTTTGAAAGTGCCTTGGAGAAGATTGCCATGAAGCAGTACACAGCCAACGTCAAGAGGGTAAGGGGTGGGCTCCTGTGTCAGTCACAAGGAGGAAGGTACACAAAACCCACTCTGCCACCTGACAACCCAAGTGACATGGGGCAAGATCAATCCTTAACCTTCCTTGGCTTCAGTCTTCTCATCCACAGAATGGGTATCCTCATAATGACCATAACACACAAGATAATGAGTGGAAACCACCTGGCCCATAATGGAGGTACCATAATCATTACCTTGAGGGTCCCTGATGTTTGGGGCTTGTGTAGTGAACTCTGGACAAAGGAAGGGCTTTCTGTGGGGCTTTGTCCTGGTTAAAATGGTTGCTGTGTAAAGATCTCAGACCCATCACTGAGGAGAGAAGCCTTTTCCTGTAAttcattttaatgatatattttatccAACGTGTTATCCATAGAAAACTTATTAATgaactattttacatttttttgttctGTACAACTCTTGGAAATCCAGTTTGTATTTGACACTCACAGCACTTCTCCATTCGGACCGGCCACATTTCAactgctcaatagccacatgtcaGGGCTGGGACTGCAGCCAGGTGGGGTGACGCCCAGGCTGACGTGCTTACCCCTGCACTCCTGCCCTGGTGCTCATGTGCCGCTGATCTCTCTGGCTTCCAGGGGAAGGAGGTGATTGAGCATTACCTGAACGAGCTCATCTCCCAGGGCACCTCTCACATTCCCCGGTGGACGCCTGCCCCCGTCCGAGAGGAGGACGCCCGCTCTCAGGCTGGCCCAAGGGATCCTGGCTCCCTGGAGGCTGACAGGCCCGGCAGCGTCCCAGGCCCTGCTCCTGAGACAGTCCTTACAGAAGGTAGGTCCCTCGGGCGGAGGCCAGCTGGCCGGGTCTGTGCCCTTGGCCTCCCCCCAGCCACCCAGTCCCCCGAAGCCTGCTTAGGGTTTGCTCACTCTGTGGGGAAAGAATTGCTTCGGGTCCCCTTGGGAACAGGTCTGGGACTTGGAATGACTCAgcttcctctctttcctgctgcttcaccctctcttccttctgacccaagagccagaactGATTTATTTCTAAATCAGGAATTGACCTGATCTGGTGCCTCAGGGCTGCCCTTTtctctgtgtggttttttttttttttttttttttttactatttttaattatatgagtAATGCATGATGatgaaaaattcaaatttctcGGAAGATGTAAATTAGGAAGTAAgactcctttcttctccctcgaGGCCCTAATAGTTTTGTGTTTGTATTTCCTGAAACTAtctaggcatatatatatatatatatatatatatatatatatatatatatacacacacacgtatatacaggtatgcatatgtgtataacTTACGTTGAATCAATGAGAGCATATTATACGTCCTACTGGatgttttgattattttcacTTCCTAATGTTGCTTGAACAGCTTTCTGTATCATTGCTTCTGTCTCAGCACTTTGCAGTATTTCATGGTGTGGTTGTACCATAACTTgctaataaacatttattgattattgattatttttagtTAACTTAGCTAatcttctattgatggacatttaggtttctgggttttttttattttaatttttccccatttaaaaaatatagtatatcTTTCTAATTAaggttgtttttatatttgtatgagcATATACatagcatacattttttttaagattttatttatttgacagagagagcgagagagcacaagcagggacatcagtagagggagagggagaagcaggctccctgccaaacagggagctcgatgtggggctcaatcccaggaccctgggatcatgacctgagctgaaggcagatgctcaaccatctgagccacccaggcgccctgtagcataaaattttttaagttgaaCTGTTGGGTCAAAGGTTATATGCAGCTGAAATTTTGGCAGATTTACCAATTAGGCATGCAAAGAGGTTGTACTAGTCAATGTTCCCTCCAAAAGTGCATAGCTATGTCTATTCCTCATTTCACTCCGGCTCCCCATGAGACTATTCAATGTTTtaaacagaggtgcctgggtggctcggttggttaagcatctgcctttgactcaggtcatgatcccggggtcctgggatcaagccctgagttgggctccctgctcagtggggagtctgcttctccctctccgtttgTCTCTCTCCCTAACCCCCTTTGCcccgcttgtgcactctctctctctcaaataaataaataaaatattttttaaaaaatgaactgaaagcaAAAAGTGACCACTGGTAGATGAATGGAGCCAAATACTATTTTCTTGTGCTTAGTGACTCTGTGTTGCTTTTCTGCAAATCTCTGTTCTTGtactttattttcctatttgcCCATTGATTTCTCACTGGtttgtaagagctctttgtaCTGAAGGCAATTAGCCCTTTGtcatattttaaacttttgttgaCATGGGAAATGTCCACAatataatgttaaaattaaaaaaaaagaaccctaggACACAAAACTACACATATCCCATGAATTCAGTTTCAAACATATGCTTGTGCTCACGATGATTCGGTCTTTCCTTTGGGGCCACTGAAGTGTAGGGCATAGGCCATGTAACCAATAATACATCTGGGGCAGTGTTTAAGaacagaattcattcattcaacaaatatttattctgtaccAACTGTATATGCACTAGTTGGCTGCCGGGGTATGTgcactcttaaaatattttataaaaattaaaacttctgccCCTTCTTGTGCATATTGTCCAGTGTTCATGCCCTGTGCCCTCCTCATTTTGCACCAggcttttccttccttgtccATCTGTGCTGTCCACCGGCAGGGCTGGTGCTCGGGATGGCTGGCGAGAGGCAGAGTCATGCCCCTTCCACCCTGCCCTGAATCACTGAGCCTTTGTGCTCAGGAGAAAGGGGCCTTCACAGCCGCATAGAGGCCGGAAGGATGCTGGTATCTCCTGCCTcccttgtgctttctccctcatcctctccaCGCCCCCTTCCCATCTCCAGCATCTCCACTTCGGACCACTCtgaggctcccctcccccaccgcgagcatctctcctgcctctgtttACCCAGATGCCTACTGACCTCCAGCCctggactttttttgttttagaggGAACCACTGGGGCCTGCTGCTGTCTGTGCACACAttcaatttgttttcttactgtgcACACAGAGAACGAGCTGTGCCCATGGGGGCTGCTCTTTGTGGCCCACCTACCCACCGCTGTGATGCTCACATGCTGAGGTACCTCACCATGCCAGCATCTGCCACCCCAGCAGTTACGAGTGGGCATGGGGACCTCAGGTTGGAGCCCAGCCTCTAAATGTCACACATGCTGACCCCAAACAGCTCAATCGTGCAGCTGGATGGGACTGAACCCTGGGAATGATCCGTGCAGCTCCCAGGCTGTATTTTGGGGTCAAGGCTCTGTCTACAAAAAGCCTCAAACCCACaagggggctgggaggcaggaaggcaggaaagcaAAAGGAACTGTATCTACAGACCATCTCTTTTATGCTGGGTGCACCGCATGCCTTCACTtgctacttaacctctcttggcctcagttttgtCTTCCGAGAAGTTGGGACAGTAGTGTGCCCGCCTCACAGGGGTGTTGGAACAGTTCACTGAGATGATGCTTGACTAGAAACAATGAGCACATATTGTTAATAATCTTCAGAGGGCAGGACAGCTGCAGGGTCAAAGGACGTGTCACTTGCCACAGTGAGATCCAGGCTGGCCCCACTATGAGTTTTCAGAACCACCTTGGAAATGGGTTGGCAAGACCAGAGGACGTGGAACCCATGTGGCTGTTCTTCGGTGAAAGGGCCACTGTACTCGATGTTTCAGATCCAAGGCGGCCAGTAAGGCGAGCGTTCCAGAAAGGGTAGACCACGTGGAGAAGGGAGTGGCATTGCCTTCTGGTCCTGAACTCCCCCATCTTCTCCTGCAGGGGACAAGCTGGATGCAGACTACATTGAGAGGTACCTGGGCCATCTCACGCCCGTGCAGGAGAGCTGCCTGATCCAGCTTCGGCACTGGCTGCAGGAGACCCACAAAGGCAAGGTGGGTGCAGAGCTGGGGTCTACCAGGGCATGTTCAATGACAGCTACTCACTTCAGGCACTGGGGGAGGACAGGCCAGGTAAATACGCTGGAAACTtatattttgcctttcttttttcttttttaatttcacttcaatttaattaatatatactgtattattagtttccgAGGTAGAATTcggtgactcatcagttgcatacaacagccagtgctcattattttaagcgccctccttaatgcccatcacccaattatcccatccccccacccacctcccctgtttTGCCTTCTTTTTGTTATGTATTGTCTCATGCATCTATAACGCATGCTGTGCATACCACTGACCGCTGACATTTGAGGCTGGACAGTTCTTTACGGGCTGGGGCTGTCCTGCGCCCGGCATGGGTGCTGAGCAGCGTCCTGGCCTCCATCAGCAGATGCTAGGAGCTCTTCTCCCCAAGTTGTAAGAACCAAAAATGGCTCCAGACGCTAAGCCCCATCACATGAATGTCCATCGTGCATGTAGGTCCCAAGCATGGACTTGACCTTCAGCTTTGTTGACTAAGACTTTgagccctcccttcctttccGTCCTCTCCCCAcgctggggttgggggcagacAAGGGAGTTACTTTCACGTTGGGCTGTGCTTTAACCTGTCTGcccctgttttctcatctgtgaaagggggaTAATGCTGGCATATGCCATCTGGACTGAATTACAAGGGACAATGCACGTGAAGTGTCTAGAGTCGTGTGTCTGGTTCAGGATGAGCACTGATGGAAGGGGAGCTTTCGCTGGGGCTGAATTTCCCCTGCCTGTTGATACCTgcctgagggaaggaaggagagctgGCAGGTTCTTAGCTTGTCACCTCGGCATATTAGTTAGACTCTGAGTTCTGTGTGGTAGGAATGCAGCTTGAGTCGAGGCAAAAAATAAGGAGAGGAGTACTTATTGGCTCACATAACTGTTGAGTGGGGTGTATTAATTTTCTAGGGCTGCTGAAAGAAAATGCTACAAACtgagtggctcaaaacaacagaaacttagtctcacagttccagaggccagaagtctgaagtcaaggtgtgggcaggttgGGTACTTCTGAAGGCTCTCAGGGAAGATCTGTGCCAagcctcctccctcctggcttCTGGCGGCTGCCACCaatccttggcttgtagaagcggcgctccagtctctgcctccatcatcaTCTCGTGGGCTTCATCTCCCTGTGTGTCCTGTGTCCGTGTCCCAATTCCCCTCCTGGAGTAGGGCCCACctactccagtgtgacctcattttAGCTAATTATATCAGTATAGACTCATTTACAAATAAGGTACCATGCTAAGGTTTTGGGTGGACAAGCATTTTGAAGGGATATCATTCAGCCTCGCACGGGGGCCATGCAACCTGTCTCGAACCAGGACTCACATGCAGCCAGGACCCCTGAGCTCTTGTATCTGTTTACTTCTGCTTCATCCCCGTCAGACTTACTTTCCTGTTGAGCTTGGAGCTGTGGCTGCCCGTGGCTTGCAGGCTCACCTTTGCCACTGCAGAGAAAGGAGTTCATGACCCGTCTTCTGATTTAAATTGCCCACGTGCTCTGATTGGGTTGTGCCACCCCTGAGGCCATGGGAGTGGAGTGCTGATTGGCAACACCAGCTAAAACCAGGATTggtgctggggagtggggaagaaaagCAGCTCCCCCAAAGAAAAGAGGTACATGGAGGAACGTCAGGCAGCCAGAACTCACAGATTTTCCCCACAGCCCACCCCTAGACTATGTCATGGTTAAGCGTACGGTCCTTTTCCCAGCTAAGTATTTTGCAGATAAGGCAGGAAACTCATTCTCCATAATTTTGTCCACTGGGTTAGGAATACCATTCCACgggctttctccttctttcctcagATTCCCAAAGATGAGCACATCCTCCGGTTCCTGCGGGCTCGTGACTTCCACCTGGACAAGGCCCGGGAGATGCTGTGCCAGTCCTTGAGCTGGAGAAAGCAGCACCAGGTGGATCTCCTCCTTCAGACGTGGCGaccccctgccctcctggaggaATTCTATGCAGGGGGCTGGCACTACCAGGACATAGGTGTGTCCCTTTACCTACGTAATGCAGAGCATACACTTTGGTCACTGCCAAAGGTGCTTTGAAGGCCACTCTTCATGTTGGcatcttattatttttccttttgactcTTCTGGACACCTGGATATGCCCTTGGGGTTCACCCAGCCATGAGGAAAGTAGGGCCGGAATCGACATTTGGGCTCGAAGCAACATTTCTCACTCAGTGGCAGCGTTAGCCCAGCCTTGCTTCTGATCTTTGGGACCCCACACATGATGGCTACATGAGTACGCATTAGTGCCCTGAGGCTGCCATagcaaatcaccacaaactgggtggcttaaggcCATAGAGATGTGTCTTCTCATCGCTCTGGAGGCAGAAGCCCAAactcaaggtgtgggcagggccatgTTCCCTGCAACGTCTCTAGGGGAGCAtctctccctgcatcctccggctcctgggggctccaggcGTTCCGTGGCTTGTGGTCATgtcaccccaatctctgcctgTCTTTACATGACTTCCCTCtgggtgtctctctgtgtcctctcctcttcttataaagacaccaggtCATTGGATTTAGGGGCCACCCTGATCCAGTAGGATTTTATCTGGAGGTCCTTCACTAATTCCATCTGCagtctatttccaaataaggtcacattcagaggTTCTGGGTGCACGTGAATTTTTGGAGGACACTAGTTAACCCACAACGAATAACTTCTCTCGGTTTCTTAAGCAGCCCCTGACGCCAGTGCCCATTATGCTTTTCAATGCCCTTTATGTAAAAACTCATATATACTGATTAGGGTGAGTGCTTGACTCTCCTGAAGAACCGGTTGGAGCACATTAATAACAGTCAATCCTCATTATTCATGGattccatatttgtgaatttgcccACTCaccaaaatttatttgtaacccccaaatcaatactgGGGGTGCTCTGCGGTCAGTTATGACCATGGGCAGAGTGGCAAAAAAATCAGTTGTCTGACCTGCGTGTCCCCAGGATGTCCTTCTGCTCTTGCTTCGGCTCTCATATTGTTAACAAGAGTCCTTTTTAAAGTCCACCtcatactactttttttttttttttttgcaattttgtgccgtgtgtgtgtgtgtgtgtgtgtgtgtgtgtgatttttgctGTTTAAAACAGCCCCCAGGCAAAGTGCACAAGTGCTGGCTAGTGTTCTGGAGCACAAGCAGGCTGCGATGTGCCTCacagagaaaatgtgtgtgtgataAACTTCGTCCAGGTTTGAGTGTGGTGCTGCTGGCCGTGAGTTTGATGTTGATGAATCAACAACATAGCCCCCAAAAAGTGCCTTAATGACATGGCCTCTAAGGCTAGTGCACCTGAATTCAAGAAATTCAGGACAAGGTTACGTATCGACCAGTTAACAAAAATGTTATGTCTAGAGGTTCCCAGGGACCTCACCCCATAGTTTTCGGGGAAGTGATGCTTCACTGTTCCCTAAGTCAGTGTTCAAGGTGACTTTAGAAAACATCACTACCATGATAACAAGAATTCAGTGTATTCGTATTTACTTCCTTATTTTTCCTATTCACTTTGGTTTTCCTATTCACTTAAAGCTAAGAATCAACATTTTCCACTCTCTCCATATTCCTTCCTTACATGGTTtgtccctcctttttaaaaaacctttaaaataagtGTTTAATTTTAGGACAGGTTTTCAGAAAAGTTGCTGAGGTCATAGAGAGAGTTGCCGCACCCCCTCACCCAGTTTCCTGTATGATGTAAATCCGTCTCTTTGACACTTGGACACTTTGCTTCTTCCACCATAACTAGTGTCAACCCCTCTTGGGAGCAGGCAGAGCGTTTGCAAATAAATGGacaggaggggcaggctgagtcaCAGCCTGGCACAGCCTTCTCTGAGGAGAAGTTTGGGCCTGCCTTCTCACCAGCACCCCTGAAATAATGTCCCTTCTCTTTGCTCGGCCTGCCTCGCCTACAAAGACGGCCGCCCCCTCTATATCCTGCGCCTGGGCCACATGGACACCAAAGGTTTGATGAAGGCCGTGGGGGAGGAGGCGCTGCTGAAGCACGTGAGTCGGGGTCCCCACTCCCTGGATCCTGGGGTTGCCTGTGGGTGGAGCAGCCAAGTGAACGTTTGCCAGCACATTCTCTACTTTCCAGGTTCTTTCCGTCAACGAGGAAGGACAGAAGAGATGTGAAGGGAACACAAAGCAGTTTGGCCGTCCCATCAGGCAAGAACCCCTGCCAGGAGCAAATTCCCCCAAAATAGTAAAAACAGCAAAGGTTCATTGGGCATAGATGCTGGGCCAGGAAGCATGCTAGGTACTTTACAGAAATGTCCTCTCTTAATTCTTACAACGATCCTGTGAGGCAGGGACTGTTATAGTCCCTGTTCTTTgtggagggggaaactgaggctcagaggggcaaTTTTCATCCAAGATTGTTGCTAAGtgggtaagtggcagagctgagatttgaacctggTCCTGTCTGCTTTGGGCTCAAGGACATGAACCCCTGTGCCACATCACCCCCTGGACCTTGCTTTGTGAGGCCAGCTCTGCCCGCCCTCAAGTGCCACCTTGACTCTGTCTCCCAGGCAGGGGTCACGGCACATCCAGTAAACCCTGTCCCTCTCTGACTTCCCCAAATTCCTCTGCCTGAACTCAGTTTCCCACATGACTACTTACAGTGGCACTGAACCTTTCTGAACTGTAGCTTGCTCGTCTGTAACGTGGGAATAATATCACCAGTCCCAGCGTTTCTTTATGCATCATCAAAAACAACGACCGTTGAGGGATAACGCAAATGCATGTGGAACACTCACTCTGCAGCAGGTGCTCTCCGAAGCACCTGATTTGTGTTGCCCTTATTACAGcccgggggaaggggcaggcagcACCTGCCACTGTGGCTTTTTATCCTGAAGTAGCCTGATTTTGGGGAAAATTAAGTCCCTTTGTTGTTTGGGGCTTTCCTGAGGAGACATACATTGGTTGGGGTGGGGAACTGCTCAGTCAGGGTTCTGATCAGAAGTGGAATTCACCTGAGATGGCTCAGATGACAGGGTGTCACGAGGGACTCCTTGCAGTGGTGTGGGCTGGATGAAGGGAACAAAGGCAGGATGGAGAGGCTCCTGAGAACTAGCTGCTGCAGTAAAACAGTCATTTCCCTAATGAGTTAGTACCAatgaaatggaggcccagagaggttaaggaacttggccaaggccacacagcagacggcaaagctgggatttgaatccggGCTCTGGAGCATGTGCTCTTAGCAGTCAGCACCTTTTCAACAATTGGTAGCAATAACTGGCTTTTACTGCGTGCGTGCTATGGCCTGTCCCTGCAGAAAGCTTTACAcataccatctcatttaatcctaacaaccGCTTGAGATGGGGACTCTTACTGTCACTGCCACTGTCTTGATGAGGAAGTTGCCCACATCACACAGCTCTCAGGGGTGGAGGTGACACCTGAATTCAGGTGCCTAGCCTCAGAGGTCTGAACCTCCTCACCACATGGCCTCCCCAGCCGAGGGTCAGGGGTGATAGGATCCACGAGAGTGTCCTGCCCCTCTactcccagccctgccttcctGAGCCTTTCCATCCATTCCTGTCTGCCAGCCCCCGAGGCCCCCTGAGGGTGTCAGGGGTCCTGGGAGGTGGCAGAGCAAGGTGGAGTGAGCAGTGCATGTTTTCTGAAGCTCTTGGACCTGCCTGGTGGACCTGGAGGGTCTCAACATGCGTCACCTATGGCGACCGGGGGTGAAGGCCCTGCTGCGGATGATTGAGGTGGTGGAGGACAATTACCCCGAGACCCTGGGCCGGCTGCTCATCGTGCGAGCCCCTCGTGTCTTCCCTGTGCTCTGGACGCTGGTGAGAGCGGGCGCCTGGGCCAGGCCCCTGCCCAGTGGAGACGGCTGAGAAGGGAGGGGGGGTTTCCTCGGCCTGTTTGTTCCGTGTCGTTTCTTCTAAGtcacagctttattgagatagaactCATTTACCTTAAGGTTCACTCTCTCAAAGTGAAGAATTTGGTCGTTTTTAGTAGattcacagagctgtgcaaccatcccaccatctagttccagaacatgaTCAGCACCCCAAAAGGAAGCCCCGTAGCCATCAGCAGCCCCCATCCTCCCcgctccccagctcctggcagccgtcaatctattttctgtctctatggatttgcctatttgagatatttcatgtaagtgggatcatacGAGGCTTTTTGCATCTGATTACTCTCATGGAGTGTAATGATTTCAGATCCATCCATGGTGTAGCACagatcagtacttcattcctttatatatCTGAATAcgattccactgtatggatagacCATGATTTATGTATCTGTTGTTCTGCTTTGTCGATACTAGAGTCACACTCAGGACTGTACAGTGTTCCCGGGGCTCCTGGGAGTCGGCTCCGAGGAGTGTTGGGATCCTGTGCTGTAgggattttaaaactttttgccCAAGACCCAGAGTAAGAAATACACGTTATGTTGCAacccaacacatacacacacgtgcgtgctcacacacacacacgcacacactgaaACAGATCCACAAGTGATGGTCACCTTAACTCCATACAATACCCCTCTTCGCTCTTCTATTTCATTCCATTAAAAATAGGCTAGTCACAGTGTGCTGAATCAATCTCACGACCATGAGCAGGTTAGGTTGTCCCTGGCAGTTAAAAATCACTGCCCTGGGGCCTTGCTACTGGTCCACAGGCCCCTCTGAGGATTCAGTGCCCCCAGAAAACCAGAGAACTGCTGCTATAAATTGAGGTTCAATCAGGATAGACATTTGAGAGTTAAGTGGGTTCAGTGTTTcactaagcacttactatgtgccagacaccttCCAGGCGCTGGGGATTAGGAGTAAACAAGCCAGCCACTGTGTCTCCCCACCCCTGTCCTGGGCCAGAGAGAGATAAAGCAGACAACCCCACACAAGCAAACGCTTCATATTTCCCTGTGACAAGGGTGTGAGGACAGTCAGGTTCTTGAAGAGGCTAAGTCAGGCAGCAGGTGACGCAGGGGGGTAATTTAGACTGGAAGTGAACTGAGGAAGGTCCCTCAGAGAAGGTGACTTGTGGCTGAGACCCTAGGAAGGAGCAGGAGTCATgcagggaagggtggggaggaaggatgggCCAGGCAACCCACACAGCATGGGCAAAAGCCTAGAGGCAGGATTGTACTTGATGCTTTTGAGAAACTGAAAACCCAGTCCAGAATGGTTGGAGCAAAAAGGAGCAAAAGGGCCGATGGCCCTGGCAGAGGCTGGGAAAATGCTCAGGGACCAGTGTCTGCCAAGTCCAGGCTGTGGTGAAGGTGGGACTTTGTCCTGGGGCAGTAGGGAGCCATGGAGGATTGTCAGCAGGAGAGGATGTGAGCAGACTTCTGGGGCAGAACGTTCTCTGGCTCCTGTGGCTACTTCAAGGTTCTGTTGGGGCTGGACTTGGGAGCAGGAGCTGCAGGAAGGACAGGCAGGACCTGCTcctgaagctttttatctttaaatatccCGATCTTTGTGAAAATGAAGTTCCTTTGCTATTTGGAAACTTCTAAGAAGCTGTATATTGGGTGGCGGTGGGAGCCAGTCATTTAGGGTTTTGGCCAGAAGTGGGATTCACCCCAGTGGCTTGATGGGGATGTAACATGAAAGAACTCCTTGCAGAGGTATGGGCAGGATGGAGAGGCCCCAGGGGCTAGCCATTGCAGTGATCCCTGACCACCCCCGGGGGTTGGAGGGACAAGCGGAGGGGATGACATTGTTACCGAGCCCCATGAGAGCTGGAACGGGGTGGGACTGGGGGTGTCCAGGGGCACTGAGGTGGGAGGGACTGGGGGAAGAAGTACCCTGgcctctttctctgtttccacCTCCCATCTCCTGctgctaccccccaccccccacccagtggCCACACCAGATGGAAGCCAGTGGCACGGAGCCAGGCTGCCGAGGCCCGCAGGTGACCGCTTCCCGGGGTGGAGGCTGAAGGACAGTGACCACACAGGTGGGATTCCCAGTTCCCTGTTGATCCTTTGCCTGTGGCATTCCTCATTGAATTGGCTCGTGCCCTGACAATATCAAGTCCTTCCTTCCCGCCCCAACTATGTATTGAGTCAGCTACCACACCAGCACTGGGTGAGGGTGCTGTGAAAAACAATGGATCAACAAGCAGCTTAGCGTTCAGGGTTGAAATACTTTCCATCTGGGGTAAACCAAACAggat encodes the following:
- the SEC14L5 gene encoding SEC14-like protein 5 isoform X2; this translates as MVQKYQSPVRIYKYPFELVMAAYEKRFPTCPQIPVFLGSEVLRESRSPDGAVHVVERSCRLRVEAPRLLRKIAGVEHVVFMQRNVLNWRERTLLIEAHNETFASRVVVNENCSYTVHPENEEWTCFEQSASLDIRSFFGFESALEKIAMKQYTANVKRGKEVIEHYLNELISQGTSHIPRWTPAPVREEDARSQAGPRDPGSLEADRPGSVPGPAPETVLTEGDKLDADYIERYLGHLTPVQESCLIQLRHWLQETHKGKIPKDEHILRFLRARDFHLDKAREMLCQSLSWRKQHQVDLLLQTWRPPALLEEFYAGGWHYQDIDGRPLYILRLGHMDTKGLMKAVGEEALLKHVLSVNEEGQKRCEGNTKQFGRPISSWTCLVDLEGLNMRHLWRPGVKALLRMIEVVEDNYPETLGRLLIVRAPRVFPVLWTLISPFINENTRQKFLIYSGSNYQGPGGLVDYLDKEVIPDFLGGECVCNVPEGGLVPKSLYLTEEEQEHTDQLRQWRETYQSASVLRGAPHEGSHVTRWPGIYLLQWQMHSPPGNVACSLPGVEDVLTALHSPGPKCKLLYYYEVLASEDFRGSMSSLESCTSGFSQLSATTSSSSGQSHSSPLVSR